In Coccidioides posadasii str. Silveira chromosome 4, complete sequence, one genomic interval encodes:
- a CDS encoding uncharacterized protein (EggNog:ENOG41KOG0056~COG:Q): MAASIITASKVASGTKPIGHFVMLFTYWAQLSGPLNQLVAGFGNIVKGMIDAEALFDVLRQKPTITNEPGAQELVYKEGQVAFRDVEFSYDPRRKVLKGLDFEASPNRITAIVGKSGEGKSTILDLLVRFYDPTAGTIYIDGQDISEVTLDSLIATLGIVPQSPELFGDMIMANVHFGRLDATDEEVMDACKAAAIHDKIMSFPDRYNTLVGDGEPSLSRGEQQRVAVARVILKNPKIVLLDGVTASLDSETESQVQQGLQRLSTGRTTIIIA, encoded by the coding sequence ATGGCCGCCAGCATCATCACCGCGTCCAAGGTTGCGTCGGGTACTAAGCCGATTGGTCACTTTGTAATGCTTTTTACCTATTGGGCTCAGCTCTCCGGCCCTCTCAATCAGCTCGTGGCTGGGTTCGGAAATATTGTCAAGGGTATGATAGATGCTGAGGCTCTGTTTGACGTACTGCGCCAGAAGCCAACTATCACCAATGAGCCCGGCGCTCAAGAGCTGGTTTACAAAGAGGGACAGGTAGCATTCCGGGACGTCGAATTTTCTTATGATCCCAGAAGAAAGGTCTTAAAGGGCCTGGATTTTGAAGCCTCCCCAAACCGGATTACGGCCATTGTTGGAAAATCTGGAGAAGGAAAATCAACAATTCTAGATTTGCTCGTCCGATTTTACGATCCGACAGCTGGAACTATCTACATTGATGGGCAGGATATCTCCGAAGTCACCCTTGATAGTCTGATAGCAACACTCGGCATTGTTCCCCAGAGCCCAGAGCTCTTCGGTGACATGATCATGGCCAATGTTCACTTTGGGAGGCTGGATGCCACGGATGAGGAGGTCATGGATGCATGCAAAGCTGCTGCCATTCATGATAAGATTATGAGTTTCCCCGATCGCTACAATACTCTCGTGGGAGACGGTGAGCCAAGCTTGTCACGCGGGGAACAGCAGCGTGTTGCAGTAGCACGGGTGATCCTTAAGAACCCAAAGATTGTCCTCCTGGACGGAGTCACCGCCAGCTTGGACAGTGAGACAGAATCACAGGTTCAGCAGGGTCTGCAGCGGCTCTCGACCGGTCGGACCACAATAATCATTGCGTAA